The following are from one region of the Sciurus carolinensis chromosome 5, mSciCar1.2, whole genome shotgun sequence genome:
- the Naxd gene encoding LOW QUALITY PROTEIN: ATP-dependent (S)-NAD(P)H-hydrate dehydratase (The sequence of the model RefSeq protein was modified relative to this genomic sequence to represent the inferred CDS: deleted 1 base in 1 codon), with protein MGLRCVVVRVSGRGKLGPRLPGDGHSRGARGCGAGAAVAALLAAALALYGPLDAVLQRARSLHEAHSIKDMDSTFQLVRNIIPALTAKKHKGQAGRIGVVGGCREYTGAPYFAAISALKVGADLAHVFCAREAAPVIKSYSPELIVHPVLDSPNAVLEMEKWLPRLHALVVGPGLGRDGPLLDSVKGILEASKARDIPVVIDADGLWLVAQQPALVHGYRKAVLTPNYMEFSRLYEAVLRGPVDSSDPHGSVLRLSQALGNVTVVQKGEHDLISDGQQVLTCNHEGSSRRCGGQGDLLSGSLGVMVHWALLTGPEKTNGSSPLLLAALGACSLTRQCNHQAFQKHGRSATTTDMIAEVGTAFSTLFET; from the exons ATGGGTCTGCGCTGTGTGGTAGTGCGGGTCAGCGGGCGAGGTAAGCTCGGTCCCCGCCTGCCCGGGGATGGCCACTCGCGCGGGGCCCGGGGCTGCGGT GCCGGCGCGGCCGTGGCGGCGCTGCTCGCGGCCGCGCTCGCGCTCTATGGGCCGCTGGACGCAG ttttacaaaGAGCCCGTTCACTGCATGAAGCACACTCAATAAAGGATATGGACAGCACCTTTCAGCTGGTGAGAAATATCATCCCTGCTCTCACTGCCAAGAAGCACAAAGGGCAAGCCGGCAGGATAGGCGTAGTGGGAGGCTGCCGAGA GTATACAGGAGCCCCATATTTTGCAGCAATCTCAGCTCTGAAAGTG GGTGCAGATTTGGCTCATGTGTTCTGTGCCAGGGAGGCAGCACCTGTGATTAAGTCCTACAGCCCGGAGCTGATCGTCCACCCAGTCCT TGACAGTCCAAATGCTGTTCTTGAGATGGAAAAGTGGCTCCCCCGGTTACACGCCCTTGTCGTGGGGCCTGGCCTAGGTAGAGACGGCCCCCTCCTCGACAGTGTCAAG GGCATTTTGGAAGCATCCAAGGCCAGGGACATCCCTGTCGTCATCGATGCG GATGGCCTGTGGCTGGTAGCGCAGCAGCCAGCCCTCGTGCATGGTTACCGGAAGGCCGTCCTCACTCCCAACTACATGGAGTTCAGCAGGCTGTATGAAGCAGTG CTCAGAGGTCCTGTGGACAGCAGTGACCCCCATGGATCTGTACTGAGGCTCAGCCAGGCCCTTGGGAATGTGACGGTGGTCCAAAAAGGCGAGCATGACCTGATCTCTGATGGCCAGCAGG TGCTTACGTGCAACCACGAAGGCAGCAGCCGCAGGTGTGGCGGGCAAGGAGACCTCCTGTCAGGCTCCCTGGGTGTCATGGTGCACTGGGCACTCCTCACTGGACCTGAGAAGACGAATGG ctcTAGCCCGCTGCTGCTGGCCGCCCTGGGCGCCTGCTCCCTCACCAGGCAGTGCAACCACCAGGCCTTCCAGAAGCACGGCCGCTCTGCCACCACCACCGACATGATCGCAGAGGTCGGAACCGCCTTCAGCACGCTCTTTGAGACCTGA